Proteins found in one Corynebacterium zhongnanshanii genomic segment:
- a CDS encoding rubredoxin produces MAIHKCTCCDYQYDEDRGDYTEGFPPGTPWDNVPDDWFCPDCGVRDKVDFEQVG; encoded by the coding sequence ATGGCTATCCACAAGTGCACGTGTTGCGACTATCAGTATGACGAAGACCGAGGCGACTACACCGAAGGCTTCCCCCCGGGCACGCCGTGGGACAACGTGCCCGATGACTGGTTCTGCCCCGACTGTGGCGTGCGGGACAAGGTGGACTTCGAACAGGTGGGATAA
- a CDS encoding alkane 1-monooxygenase, whose translation MTTTHPTPTSARAGSAAASAPESRPQGWKDSKKYSWAFSLIPAAIPLIAWGIVEWLQALNGPQWLVHATWWAGPISVFILIPLADLILGRDGENVPEEFVPWLEETKFYRIITYLYFPIMLASIVACCYLWTSGDLTLWDKLGLAWSMGMTSGIGIVAAHELGHKKGSFERWMGKITLAIPAYGHFYIEHNKGHHVKVATPEDPVSSRMGENVYTYLVRSIPQQIPRAWGIERKRLARKGKPSFHISNEVLNAWLVTVVVWGGLFLAFGWTILPWMLIQAVIGIALLEFVNYLEHYGLLRQLQPDGRYERCSPEHSWNSDNLTTNIFLYQLQRHSDHHANPTRRYQSLRSDAKAPELPAGYATMIFLASIPPLWFAVMNRRLMKHYGGDIRRANVLPRKRDALAARWHTADEGESHV comes from the coding sequence ATGACCACAACACACCCAACACCCACGTCAGCCCGGGCGGGCAGCGCTGCGGCCTCAGCGCCCGAGTCCAGGCCCCAGGGCTGGAAGGATTCCAAGAAGTACTCCTGGGCGTTCAGCCTGATCCCGGCGGCCATTCCCCTCATTGCCTGGGGAATCGTTGAGTGGCTCCAAGCACTGAACGGGCCCCAGTGGCTGGTCCACGCCACCTGGTGGGCCGGCCCCATCTCCGTGTTCATCCTGATCCCTCTGGCGGATCTCATCCTGGGCCGCGATGGCGAGAACGTTCCGGAGGAGTTCGTCCCCTGGCTGGAGGAGACGAAGTTCTACCGCATCATCACGTACTTGTACTTCCCCATCATGCTGGCCTCCATCGTGGCGTGCTGCTACCTCTGGACCAGCGGGGACTTGACCCTGTGGGATAAGTTGGGCTTGGCCTGGTCGATGGGCATGACGTCGGGAATCGGCATCGTTGCCGCGCACGAGTTGGGCCACAAGAAGGGTTCCTTCGAGCGCTGGATGGGCAAGATCACCCTGGCGATTCCTGCCTATGGGCATTTCTATATCGAACACAACAAGGGCCACCACGTGAAGGTCGCCACGCCGGAGGATCCGGTGAGCTCACGCATGGGGGAAAACGTGTACACCTACCTGGTGCGTTCCATCCCTCAGCAGATTCCGCGCGCGTGGGGCATCGAGCGCAAGCGCCTGGCCCGCAAGGGTAAGCCTTCCTTCCACATCTCTAACGAGGTGCTCAACGCCTGGCTGGTGACGGTGGTTGTGTGGGGCGGACTGTTCCTGGCGTTTGGGTGGACGATCCTGCCGTGGATGCTCATCCAAGCTGTCATCGGCATTGCCCTTCTGGAGTTCGTGAACTACCTGGAGCATTATGGGCTGCTGCGTCAGCTGCAGCCGGATGGCCGTTACGAGCGCTGCTCGCCGGAGCATTCCTGGAACTCGGATAACCTGACCACCAATATCTTCCTGTACCAGCTGCAGCGCCACTCGGATCACCATGCCAATCCCACGCGCCGTTATCAATCCTTGAGATCCGACGCCAAAGCGCCCGAATTACCAGCCGGCTACGCAACGATGATCTTTCTTGCGTCCATTCCTCCGCTGTGGTTTGCCGTCATGAACCGACGACTCATGAAGCACTACGGCGGGGACATCCGGCGGGCGAATGTGCTGCCACGGAAGCGCGACGCTTTGGCGGCTCGCTGGCACACGGCGGACGAAGGGGAATCCCATGTCTGA
- a CDS encoding TetR/AcrR family transcriptional regulator — protein MAERTGGSEQSAGSERCVRSERPAHAGRSVREEKRRATHAALQDHATRLVLERGFDAVTVEDICTAVGISPRTFFNYFPSKEVAVLGPEPELPGEASVEWFDGTRAEVAAEPSLVYRVLALMFRLVTSELRSDQYRPEITRRRRVIREENPALARSFFAKFHALHEDVEQHLAEFLHQRPECRRLSEQQCSSSREAGVIVAMVSAALNTGFKQWQQAEPTNPAVAFEYCRQTLEAMTLIASTSTGGAGTP, from the coding sequence ATGGCTGAGAGGACTGGAGGTTCTGAGCAGTCTGCGGGGTCTGAGCGCTGCGTGCGTTCGGAACGGCCGGCGCATGCGGGGCGGTCTGTGCGCGAGGAAAAGCGCCGAGCGACCCACGCCGCCCTCCAGGACCACGCCACCCGGCTGGTCCTGGAGCGAGGCTTCGACGCCGTCACGGTCGAAGACATCTGCACCGCCGTGGGCATCTCCCCGCGCACCTTCTTCAATTACTTCCCCAGCAAAGAAGTGGCCGTGTTGGGGCCGGAGCCGGAACTCCCCGGAGAAGCAAGTGTTGAGTGGTTCGACGGAACCCGTGCTGAGGTGGCTGCCGAGCCGTCTCTGGTGTATCGCGTACTCGCGTTGATGTTTAGGCTCGTGACCAGCGAGTTGCGCAGCGATCAGTACCGGCCAGAGATCACCCGGCGGCGCCGGGTGATCCGGGAAGAAAACCCCGCCCTGGCGAGGAGCTTTTTCGCGAAGTTCCATGCGCTGCACGAGGACGTGGAGCAGCACCTGGCGGAGTTTTTGCACCAGCGGCCGGAGTGCCGCCGCCTGAGCGAACAGCAGTGTAGTTCTAGCCGGGAGGCTGGCGTGATCGTGGCGATGGTGTCCGCGGCCTTGAACACGGGCTTCAAGCAGTGGCAGCAGGCCGAGCCCACGAACCCTGCGGTGGCTTTTGAATACTGCCGGCAGACTCTGGAGGCGATGACGCTCATCGCCTCCACGAGTACCGGGGGCGCGGGGACGCCTTAG
- a CDS encoding LmeA family phospholipid-binding protein produces MSTANMTGRSAGTRKKTGLVWKILGGLVAVILILGLFAEFGLRWYIKDNIEDTLKEQAAASRVQMQADPSVTMGSRSVVLGLLGGRIPQLDMEIPSSLQVSYENNDKSRPVVAGDPATTIHATDIALNGSSQEDMILGSLEVETVLPAEAMLAQAQQTMAESKQEQQQDEGLEGLVQQALRVTDITTDEANQTLTFQLGGGLADLVLRPRVEDGRITMDTTDVKFLGFSLPSAIVDAIGEQIAQQAEEAGNLGDHLRMSDARVTDEGLKVVMQGNDVSMAELARSLNEARGAADGTVRGGDGSASAGRAGEGHGAGRGEGRHDAGADGELGSADHDAGDSGAADHGAARPDAAQEQDSVTIPEPGAVGSSERR; encoded by the coding sequence GTGAGTACAGCAAACATGACAGGACGTTCGGCGGGCACCCGGAAGAAGACCGGCCTTGTGTGGAAAATTCTGGGCGGCCTGGTGGCCGTCATCCTTATTCTGGGGTTGTTCGCGGAGTTCGGGCTGCGCTGGTACATCAAGGACAACATTGAGGACACGCTCAAGGAGCAGGCCGCGGCGTCCCGCGTGCAGATGCAGGCGGATCCCAGTGTGACGATGGGCAGCCGGTCTGTGGTGCTGGGCCTGCTGGGCGGGAGGATCCCGCAGCTGGATATGGAAATCCCGTCGTCGCTGCAGGTCAGCTACGAGAACAACGATAAGTCGCGTCCGGTGGTCGCCGGCGATCCCGCGACCACGATTCACGCCACGGACATTGCGCTGAATGGGTCCTCCCAGGAGGACATGATCCTGGGCAGCCTGGAGGTAGAGACCGTGCTGCCGGCCGAGGCGATGCTGGCGCAGGCGCAGCAAACCATGGCCGAGTCCAAGCAGGAGCAGCAGCAGGACGAGGGCCTGGAGGGGCTGGTGCAGCAGGCGCTGCGGGTCACGGACATCACCACCGATGAGGCGAACCAGACCCTCACGTTCCAGCTCGGCGGCGGGCTGGCCGACCTGGTGCTGCGCCCCCGCGTGGAGGACGGCCGCATCACGATGGACACCACAGACGTGAAGTTCCTGGGCTTCAGCCTGCCCAGCGCCATCGTGGACGCCATCGGTGAGCAGATCGCGCAACAGGCCGAGGAGGCCGGAAACCTTGGCGATCATCTCCGTATGTCCGACGCCCGCGTGACCGACGAGGGGCTCAAGGTTGTCATGCAGGGCAACGACGTCAGCATGGCGGAGTTGGCCCGGTCCTTGAACGAGGCCAGGGGCGCTGCCGACGGTACGGTGCGCGGTGGTGACGGTAGCGCTAGCGCTGGCCGTGCCGGCGAGGGGCACGGTGCAGGGCGCGGTGAAGGACGACACGACGCTGGCGCGGACGGTGAACTGGGCTCTGCAGATCACGACGCTGGGGATTCTGGCGCGGCAGATCACGGCGCAGCCCGTCCCGATGCTGCACAGGAGCAGGACTCCGTCACGATCCCTGAGCCAGGCGCCGTGGGATCCAGCGAGCGCCGCTAG
- a CDS encoding UDP-N-acetylmuramate dehydrogenase, giving the protein MTDSDFSPETVSTSETAAESTSATAPATTSVPERAEQFAQTVPGAHSVGRTFAELTTLRIGGAPAAVIACATAEALHQVVAWADQEEIPNIVVGGGSNLVVGEGPGVQDLLVIWAHAGAAGAQVSEEDQDAEIQGESDISVDTSTGVVRAFAGVVLDELVEVTVAAGLGGLECLSGIPGSVGATPVQNVGAYGAEVSQTLRRVQLYERSTGRWEWVDPESLDLDYRYSNLKFTNRAVVTAVEFQLSTDGLSAPLRFGELARRLGVTPEEGHGVRRPVAEVREAVLALRAGKGMVLDEADHDTWSAGSFFTNPIVVGRDARDAVVAAVRTRCSDAEADSMPLYPAGHSAEGEERFKFSAAWLIERAGFSKGWHVPGNDRASLSTKHTLALTNRGGASSEDVVELARAVRDGVREAFGVVLEPEPIWLGATL; this is encoded by the coding sequence GTGACTGATTCGGATTTTTCCCCAGAAACTGTGTCCACATCTGAGACTGCAGCTGAGTCCACTTCTGCGACCGCACCTGCGACCACATCCGTGCCCGAGCGTGCCGAGCAGTTCGCGCAGACCGTGCCCGGCGCTCATAGTGTGGGCCGCACCTTCGCGGAGCTGACCACCCTGCGCATCGGCGGCGCCCCCGCCGCCGTGATCGCCTGCGCCACCGCGGAGGCTCTGCACCAGGTGGTGGCCTGGGCCGATCAGGAGGAGATCCCAAACATTGTGGTCGGCGGAGGCTCCAACCTTGTGGTGGGCGAGGGGCCCGGGGTACAAGACCTGCTGGTCATTTGGGCGCACGCCGGAGCTGCGGGAGCCCAGGTGTCGGAGGAAGATCAGGACGCGGAGATTCAGGGCGAGTCCGACATCTCCGTGGATACGTCCACGGGCGTGGTGCGCGCCTTCGCCGGAGTGGTGCTGGATGAGCTGGTGGAGGTGACCGTGGCGGCGGGGCTTGGCGGCCTGGAGTGCCTGTCCGGTATCCCCGGGTCCGTCGGCGCCACCCCGGTGCAGAACGTGGGGGCGTACGGCGCGGAGGTGTCCCAGACGCTGCGGCGGGTGCAGCTGTACGAGCGCTCGACCGGCCGTTGGGAGTGGGTGGATCCGGAGTCCCTGGACCTGGACTATCGCTACTCCAACCTGAAGTTCACGAATCGCGCCGTGGTGACCGCCGTGGAGTTCCAGCTGAGCACCGACGGCCTGAGCGCGCCGCTGCGGTTCGGCGAGCTGGCCCGGCGCCTGGGTGTTACGCCCGAGGAGGGGCATGGCGTGCGCCGTCCCGTGGCGGAGGTGCGTGAGGCCGTGCTGGCGTTGCGCGCCGGCAAGGGCATGGTGCTGGACGAGGCCGATCACGACACCTGGTCCGCCGGGTCCTTTTTCACCAATCCCATTGTGGTGGGCCGGGACGCCCGGGATGCGGTGGTTGCCGCTGTGCGTACCCGTTGTTCCGACGCCGAAGCGGACTCCATGCCGCTGTACCCCGCAGGCCACAGCGCGGAAGGGGAAGAGCGTTTTAAGTTCTCTGCCGCCTGGCTGATTGAACGCGCCGGGTTTTCTAAGGGATGGCACGTGCCGGGCAATGACAGGGCGTCCTTGTCTACGAAGCACACGCTGGCTCTGACGAACCGGGGTGGTGCGAGCAGCGAGGATGTTGTTGAGCTGGCTCGGGCTGTCCGCGACGGGGTGCGAGAGGCCTTCGGTGTGGTGCTGGAGCCGGAGCCCATCTGGTTGGGCGCTACGCTGTGA
- a CDS encoding YbjN domain-containing protein, whose product MDRQGICDLLDTAEVEYQDAGDNVVVVLPGEKRLKTNCIFIPQEGMFRVEAFVCRRVEEAQEEVYKLLLHANRKSFGVHYTLDRNDDIYLVGQFPDSTTADDVQRILGQVLERADQDFNRILERGFESSIKHEWAWRLSRGEPTFNLAAFAHLKPDEAEVALLSPPPDSDLPETAHQAADPQTGQETNKESEQ is encoded by the coding sequence ATGGATCGACAAGGAATCTGTGACCTCTTAGATACAGCAGAGGTTGAATACCAGGACGCGGGCGACAACGTTGTAGTGGTGCTACCAGGCGAGAAGCGCTTGAAAACCAACTGCATCTTCATCCCTCAAGAAGGCATGTTCCGAGTAGAAGCCTTCGTCTGCCGCCGCGTGGAGGAAGCCCAGGAAGAGGTGTACAAGCTCCTCCTGCACGCCAACCGCAAGAGCTTCGGTGTGCACTACACCCTGGACCGCAACGATGACATCTACTTGGTGGGGCAATTCCCGGACTCCACCACGGCCGACGATGTGCAAAGAATCCTGGGCCAGGTGCTCGAGCGCGCGGATCAGGACTTCAACCGGATCCTGGAGCGCGGCTTCGAATCCTCCATCAAGCACGAGTGGGCCTGGCGCTTGTCCCGCGGGGAACCAACGTTCAACTTGGCGGCATTTGCGCACCTCAAGCCGGATGAGGCGGAGGTTGCCTTGCTGTCCCCACCGCCGGATTCTGACCTGCCGGAGACCGCACATCAGGCAGCTGACCCCCAAACGGGGCAGGAAACAAACAAGGAATCAGAGCAGTAG
- a CDS encoding DUF2505 domain-containing protein, giving the protein MTTHSENTATINFPIEKVHEALTSNAYWTYEVENIGDEPGQVHTFTEDPTKVELYELLPKAALPEAVRGFVSQDLKLKRVASFGPLADNTITGEVTAEVKGAPVSFSSEVKLTGEGDTTTLVADSAVDVKIPMMGPVLEPKVAEWLEDFLASEAACIEKWLADNQ; this is encoded by the coding sequence ATGACTACTCACAGCGAGAACACCGCAACGATCAACTTTCCTATCGAAAAAGTTCACGAAGCCCTGACCTCCAACGCATACTGGACCTACGAGGTAGAAAACATCGGTGACGAGCCAGGCCAGGTTCACACCTTCACCGAAGACCCCACCAAGGTGGAACTGTACGAACTTCTTCCCAAGGCCGCCCTTCCCGAGGCCGTGCGCGGCTTCGTCTCCCAGGACCTGAAGCTCAAGCGTGTTGCGAGCTTCGGACCGTTGGCGGACAACACCATCACCGGTGAGGTTACCGCTGAGGTCAAGGGCGCGCCCGTGTCCTTCTCTTCCGAGGTGAAGCTGACCGGCGAGGGGGACACCACCACGCTCGTCGCGGATTCCGCCGTGGATGTGAAGATCCCGATGATGGGCCCAGTGCTGGAGCCGAAGGTCGCCGAGTGGCTGGAGGACTTCCTCGCCAGCGAGGCAGCCTGCATCGAAAAGTGGCTGGCTGACAACCAGTAA
- a CDS encoding class I SAM-dependent methyltransferase: protein MADHAHNLKARSWTSDGPIGIPTRGTTGFNRLRKSDRWIASHPLLRRQFQRAIIHEQRSPVAVDVGYGASHTTTCEWARFLRTVHPSEHHPVQVTGLEIEPSRVLPPRDGVTFALGGFELAGMRADLIRAFNVLRQYDVDQVYAAWDTMRSRLRPGGLIIEGTCDEIGRRSCWVLLDQDGPRTLTMAWDPFDVHTPSDIAERLPKALIHNNTPGHRIHDILTAMDDAWERAAPLAVFGPRTRWRQALDTFLSESGDEGGLRTLQARRRIQDNTITLPWNMVADRDGYGEH from the coding sequence ATGGCCGATCACGCGCATAATCTTAAGGCCCGTTCGTGGACATCGGACGGGCCCATCGGCATACCCACCCGCGGCACCACCGGCTTTAACCGCCTGCGGAAATCCGACCGCTGGATTGCCTCCCACCCGCTGTTGCGCCGGCAATTCCAGCGCGCCATCATCCACGAGCAGCGCAGCCCCGTCGCGGTGGATGTGGGCTACGGCGCCTCCCACACCACCACCTGCGAGTGGGCGCGCTTCCTCCGCACCGTCCACCCCAGCGAGCACCACCCTGTGCAGGTCACGGGCCTGGAGATCGAGCCCTCCCGGGTCCTCCCGCCCCGCGACGGGGTGACCTTCGCCCTCGGCGGTTTCGAGCTGGCCGGCATGCGCGCCGACCTGATCCGCGCTTTCAATGTCCTGCGCCAATACGACGTCGACCAGGTCTACGCCGCCTGGGACACCATGCGCTCCCGCCTGCGCCCCGGCGGCCTGATCATCGAAGGCACCTGCGATGAAATCGGCCGCCGCAGCTGCTGGGTACTCCTCGACCAGGACGGCCCCCGCACCCTCACCATGGCCTGGGACCCGTTCGACGTCCACACACCCAGCGACATCGCCGAACGCCTGCCCAAAGCACTGATCCACAACAACACGCCCGGTCACCGAATCCACGACATCCTTACCGCCATGGACGACGCCTGGGAACGCGCCGCGCCCCTCGCCGTCTTCGGCCCGCGCACCCGCTGGAGGCAGGCCCTGGACACCTTCCTGAGTGAGAGCGGAGATGAGGGTGGGCTGCGGACACTGCAAGCCCGGCGTCGAATTCAAGACAACACAATCACGCTCCCGTGGAACATGGTTGCAGACAGGGACGGCTATGGGGAACACTAG
- the mshA gene encoding D-inositol-3-phosphate glycosyltransferase, producing the protein MRVAMISMHTSPLEQAGSGDAGGMNVYIRNTAVQLARLGVDVDIFTRATRPLQGEIVDVEHGVRVINCVAGPYEGLAKEALPTQLAAFTGSVLAFVRHHGITYDLLHSHYWLSGQVAWLLRDLWNVPWAHTSHTLAAVKNNSLAEGDSREPESRMICEQQIVDNADLLIVNTDAEARDLTVSYDAEGANIHVVAPGADVEHFTPGSDRATERWRRALGISFRAKVIGFVGRLQRLKGPHVLLRAVAELQRRHPEQLLSVMVCGGSSGAGEDSLEFLQNLAAELEIAGCVRFLPPRPPEELVAVYQAADVIAVPSYNESFGLVALEAQACGTPVVATRVGGLPIAVEEGKSGVLVDGHETAAWADALESLILDDERRIAMGEYAPEHAAKFCWSATAARLKDLYEQLPPQGCGGPRQPAG; encoded by the coding sequence ATGCGCGTTGCGATGATCTCGATGCACACCTCCCCCTTGGAACAAGCGGGCAGCGGCGATGCCGGCGGAATGAATGTTTATATAAGAAATACGGCTGTGCAGCTCGCGAGGCTCGGCGTCGACGTAGATATATTTACCCGAGCAACCCGCCCACTCCAAGGCGAAATTGTGGACGTTGAGCACGGCGTACGCGTCATCAATTGCGTGGCCGGGCCCTACGAAGGACTAGCGAAGGAGGCACTGCCCACGCAGCTGGCGGCGTTCACCGGAAGCGTGCTGGCGTTCGTGCGTCACCATGGCATCACCTACGACCTGCTGCACTCCCACTACTGGCTGTCCGGGCAGGTCGCCTGGCTCCTCCGCGACCTCTGGAACGTCCCCTGGGCGCACACGTCCCACACGCTCGCGGCCGTGAAAAATAACTCGCTCGCCGAAGGTGACTCGCGCGAACCCGAATCCCGCATGATCTGCGAACAACAAATCGTGGACAATGCGGATCTTCTGATTGTTAATACCGACGCCGAAGCGCGCGACCTCACAGTCTCCTACGACGCCGAAGGCGCCAACATCCACGTGGTCGCGCCGGGCGCCGACGTGGAACACTTCACGCCCGGATCCGACCGGGCCACGGAACGCTGGCGCCGAGCGCTGGGCATCTCCTTCCGCGCGAAGGTGATCGGGTTCGTGGGCCGCCTGCAGCGCCTCAAGGGGCCGCACGTGCTGCTGCGCGCCGTGGCGGAGCTCCAGCGGCGGCACCCCGAGCAGCTGCTGAGCGTGATGGTGTGCGGAGGATCGTCCGGCGCTGGGGAGGACAGCCTGGAGTTCCTACAGAACCTGGCCGCCGAACTGGAGATCGCGGGGTGCGTGCGGTTCCTGCCGCCGCGGCCGCCGGAGGAGCTGGTGGCGGTGTACCAAGCGGCGGATGTGATCGCGGTGCCGAGCTATAACGAGTCCTTTGGGCTGGTGGCGCTGGAGGCGCAGGCCTGCGGCACGCCCGTGGTGGCGACGCGTGTGGGAGGGCTGCCGATCGCCGTGGAGGAAGGGAAGTCCGGTGTGTTGGTGGACGGTCACGAGACGGCCGCGTGGGCCGATGCGTTGGAGTCCTTGATCCTGGATGATGAGCGCCGGATTGCGATGGGCGAGTATGCGCCGGAGCATGCGGCGAAGTTCTGCTGGTCGGCGACGGCTGCGCGGTTGAAGGATCTGTATGAGCAGTTGCCGCCGCAGGGGTGTGGTGGGCCGCGGCAGCCTGCGGGATAA
- a CDS encoding long-chain-fatty-acid--CoA ligase, which produces MTTAEDTPHNGVPAGNEANATNGPAPEGTAWKEKPYLKYYAPWTPHTLEYSEDTLAHMLKDSVRKNGQNTALEFFGASTSYAELQEQVNAFAAGLRHLGVKKGDRVAVILPNCPQHIIAYFAILTLGATVAEHNPLYTARELEGPFNDHGAKVCIAWDKVAPLAQSLVGKTPLETIISVNMIEAMPKIKQFALKLPLKSIKEKRELLHAPAPGTIPFSAVSSDKMGGNGKDIEIHPDLGPNDPALILFTSGTTGKPKGALLSHGNIMCNVTQGLAWVKDLGKGGQERYLAALPMFHVYGLTLTTALGVATGGKLVLLPKPEVPLIVDQLKKETPTYMPGVPTLYDKILEAADSHNLDLKGINNALSGAAPLPVHTTEAWEKKTGGKIIEGYGLTETAPIIVANPITPDRRAGHIGIPFPDTELRVADPEDFSRTMPDGEAGELLVRGPQVFKGYINIPDEDQPFFEDWFCTGDMAVMEPDGFIRIVSRIKEMIITGGFNVYPAEVEEYLEEHQDIVKAGVVGLPQKDGSEEVVAAIVLRDGVPESSFDHEAMKEYCREGLTRYKVPRRFFIIDEMPADLIGKIRRREVKDLVQTML; this is translated from the coding sequence ATGACGACCGCCGAAGACACCCCACACAATGGCGTGCCAGCAGGCAACGAAGCCAACGCAACCAATGGACCAGCCCCGGAAGGTACGGCGTGGAAGGAGAAGCCGTACCTGAAGTACTACGCGCCGTGGACTCCGCACACCTTGGAATACTCCGAGGACACGCTGGCGCACATGCTGAAGGATTCTGTGCGCAAGAACGGACAGAACACGGCGTTGGAGTTCTTCGGTGCGTCCACCTCCTACGCTGAGCTGCAGGAGCAGGTCAATGCTTTCGCGGCGGGCCTGCGGCACTTGGGTGTGAAGAAGGGCGACCGCGTGGCCGTGATTCTGCCGAACTGCCCGCAGCACATCATCGCCTACTTCGCGATCCTGACGCTGGGCGCCACCGTCGCCGAGCACAACCCGCTGTACACGGCGCGTGAGCTGGAAGGGCCGTTCAACGATCACGGCGCGAAGGTCTGCATCGCCTGGGATAAGGTGGCGCCGTTGGCGCAGTCCCTGGTGGGTAAGACTCCGCTGGAGACGATCATCTCCGTCAACATGATCGAGGCGATGCCGAAGATCAAGCAGTTCGCCCTGAAGCTGCCGCTGAAGTCCATTAAGGAGAAGCGGGAGCTGCTGCATGCACCGGCGCCGGGAACCATTCCTTTCAGTGCTGTGAGCTCCGACAAGATGGGCGGCAACGGCAAGGACATTGAGATTCACCCGGACTTGGGTCCGAACGATCCGGCACTGATTCTGTTCACCTCTGGAACCACCGGCAAGCCGAAGGGTGCTCTGCTGTCCCACGGCAACATCATGTGCAACGTGACGCAGGGCTTGGCGTGGGTGAAGGACCTGGGCAAGGGCGGCCAGGAGCGCTACCTGGCGGCGTTGCCGATGTTCCACGTCTACGGCCTGACGCTCACCACGGCTTTGGGCGTGGCGACCGGCGGCAAGCTGGTTCTGCTGCCGAAGCCGGAGGTTCCGCTGATCGTGGATCAGCTGAAGAAGGAAACTCCTACCTACATGCCGGGCGTTCCTACGCTGTACGACAAGATCCTGGAGGCCGCGGACAGCCACAACCTGGACCTCAAGGGCATCAACAACGCCCTGTCCGGTGCTGCTCCTCTGCCCGTGCACACCACGGAGGCGTGGGAGAAGAAGACCGGCGGAAAGATCATCGAGGGCTACGGCCTGACGGAAACGGCGCCGATCATCGTGGCCAACCCCATCACCCCGGACCGCCGCGCCGGTCACATCGGTATTCCATTCCCAGACACGGAGCTGCGTGTGGCGGACCCGGAGGACTTCAGCCGCACCATGCCCGATGGCGAGGCCGGCGAGCTTCTGGTTCGCGGCCCGCAGGTCTTCAAGGGCTACATCAACATCCCCGACGAGGACCAGCCGTTCTTCGAGGACTGGTTCTGCACCGGCGACATGGCGGTCATGGAGCCCGACGGCTTCATCCGGATCGTGTCCCGCATCAAGGAAATGATCATCACCGGAGGCTTTAACGTCTACCCGGCTGAGGTGGAGGAGTACCTGGAGGAGCACCAGGACATCGTGAAGGCTGGCGTGGTTGGCCTGCCTCAGAAGGATGGCTCCGAGGAAGTGGTGGCAGCGATTGTCCTGCGCGACGGGGTGCCCGAATCCAGCTTCGACCACGAAGCCATGAAGGAATACTGCCGCGAGGGTCTGACCCGCTACAAGGTGCCGCGCCGCTTCTTCATCATCGACGAAATGCCGGCCGACCTGATCGGAAAGATCCGACGCCGCGAGGTGAAGGACCTGGTGCAGACCATGCTGTAA